A stretch of the Perca flavescens isolate YP-PL-M2 chromosome 10, PFLA_1.0, whole genome shotgun sequence genome encodes the following:
- the rtn4rl2b gene encoding reticulon-4 receptor-like 2b isoform X1 gives MESRRTLRRSSARNFKGGLCLWLILWLVVVKPSGVSACPRLCVCYPTPMTVSCQSQNLTIVPAGVPYDSQRVFLQNNRITELRADSFGFETQVLWLYGNNITWVEAGAFSNLRVLEELDLGDNQLHRLEGGAFRGLERLQSLHMHRCKLATLPHDLFHKLYSLQFLYLQENQLHFLQDDLFSDLVNLTHLFLHGNRIRALSENVFRGLVNLDRLLLHDNRVRQVNRRAFRDLGRLTILYLFNNSLAELPGQAMKDTQGIQFLRLNDNPWSCGCEARPLWEWFRKARISSSELMCTSPSQRRGQDLRFLREMDFALCPLPDPGSLAGSTTTTFSTKTRWWFSKHKPVSSSKASYQKSTEAVKAFPFPAGKPQYLPKNPSETFSTKYELSEDEVALPKLDQEEYWTNYGNEDASIRCLELECPPGYDTAFPSSSALRSTPSLLHLLSLSIVTLSLHFLFG, from the exons ATGGAGAGTCGTAGGACCTTGAGGCGCTCCAGCGCCCGAAACTTCAAGG gtggTTTGTGTCTGTGGCTGATTCTGtggctggtggtggtgaagCCAAGCGGGGTGTCTGCATGCccgaggttgtgtgtgtgttaccccaCGCCCATGACGGTCAGCTGCCAGTCCCAGAACCTTACCATAGTGCCGGCCGGTGTGCCATATGACTCTCAACGTGTTTTCCTGCAGAACAACCGCATCACAGAGCTGCGTGCCGACTCTTTTGGTTTCGAGACACAG GTACTTTGGCTGTATGGCAACAACATAACGTGGGTCGAGGCCGGGGCCTTCAGTAACCTCAGGGTGCTGGAGGAGCTGGATCTGGGCGATAACCAGTTACATCGCCTGGAAGGTGGAGCCTTCAGGGGCTTGGAGAGGCTGCAGAGCCTGCACATGCATCGTTGCAAGCTGGCCACTCTCCCCCATGACCTCTTCCACAAGCTGTACAGCCTGCAGTTCCTCTACCTGCAG GAGAATCAGCTCCACTTTTTGCAGGATGACCTGTTCTCAGACCTGGTCAACCTCACCCATCTCTTCCTGCATGGAAACCGCATCCGTGCCCTCTCTGAGAATGTGTTCAGAGGCCTGGTCAACCTGGACCGCCTCCTTCTCCATGACAACCGCGTCAGGCAGGTCAACCGTCGGGCATTCCGTGACCTGGGCCGCCTGACCATCCTTTACCTGTTCAACAACTCCCTGGCCGAGCTGCCAGGCCAGGCCATGAAAGACACCCAAGGCATCCAGTTCCTCCGCCTCAATGATAACCCCTGGTCCTGCGGCTGTGAGGCTCGTCCCCTTTGGGAGTGGTTCCGCAAGGCCcgcatctcctcctctgagctCATGTGCACCTCCCCATCCCAACGTCGCGGCCAAGACCTCAGATTCCTCCGGGAGATGGACTTCGCCCTCTGCCCTCTGCCTGACCCTGGCTCTCTGGCGGGATCCACCACGACCACCTTCAGCACTAAGACCCGCTGGTGGTTCTCCAAGCACAAGCCTGTATCTTCATCCAAGGCCTCGTACCAGAAGAGCACAGAGGCGGTGAAGGCCTTCCCCTTCCCTGCTGGAAAGCCTCAGTACCTCCCCAAGAACCCCTCCGAGACCTTCTCTACAAAGTATGAATTGTCGGAAGATGAAGTAGCGCTCCCCAAGCTAGACCAAGAAGAATATTGGACCAACTACGGCAATGAAGACGCCTCCATCCGCTGCCTAGAGCTGGAGTGCCCCCCAGGCTATGACACAGCCTTCCCCTCGTCCTCCGCCTTACGCAGCACCCcatccctcctccacctcctctccctctccataGTCACATTATCCCTCCATTTCCTTTTTGGCTGA
- the rtn4rl2b gene encoding reticulon-4 receptor-like 2b isoform X2 has product MTVSCQSQNLTIVPAGVPYDSQRVFLQNNRITELRADSFGFETQVLWLYGNNITWVEAGAFSNLRVLEELDLGDNQLHRLEGGAFRGLERLQSLHMHRCKLATLPHDLFHKLYSLQFLYLQENQLHFLQDDLFSDLVNLTHLFLHGNRIRALSENVFRGLVNLDRLLLHDNRVRQVNRRAFRDLGRLTILYLFNNSLAELPGQAMKDTQGIQFLRLNDNPWSCGCEARPLWEWFRKARISSSELMCTSPSQRRGQDLRFLREMDFALCPLPDPGSLAGSTTTTFSTKTRWWFSKHKPVSSSKASYQKSTEAVKAFPFPAGKPQYLPKNPSETFSTKYELSEDEVALPKLDQEEYWTNYGNEDASIRCLELECPPGYDTAFPSSSALRSTPSLLHLLSLSIVTLSLHFLFG; this is encoded by the exons ATGACGGTCAGCTGCCAGTCCCAGAACCTTACCATAGTGCCGGCCGGTGTGCCATATGACTCTCAACGTGTTTTCCTGCAGAACAACCGCATCACAGAGCTGCGTGCCGACTCTTTTGGTTTCGAGACACAG GTACTTTGGCTGTATGGCAACAACATAACGTGGGTCGAGGCCGGGGCCTTCAGTAACCTCAGGGTGCTGGAGGAGCTGGATCTGGGCGATAACCAGTTACATCGCCTGGAAGGTGGAGCCTTCAGGGGCTTGGAGAGGCTGCAGAGCCTGCACATGCATCGTTGCAAGCTGGCCACTCTCCCCCATGACCTCTTCCACAAGCTGTACAGCCTGCAGTTCCTCTACCTGCAG GAGAATCAGCTCCACTTTTTGCAGGATGACCTGTTCTCAGACCTGGTCAACCTCACCCATCTCTTCCTGCATGGAAACCGCATCCGTGCCCTCTCTGAGAATGTGTTCAGAGGCCTGGTCAACCTGGACCGCCTCCTTCTCCATGACAACCGCGTCAGGCAGGTCAACCGTCGGGCATTCCGTGACCTGGGCCGCCTGACCATCCTTTACCTGTTCAACAACTCCCTGGCCGAGCTGCCAGGCCAGGCCATGAAAGACACCCAAGGCATCCAGTTCCTCCGCCTCAATGATAACCCCTGGTCCTGCGGCTGTGAGGCTCGTCCCCTTTGGGAGTGGTTCCGCAAGGCCcgcatctcctcctctgagctCATGTGCACCTCCCCATCCCAACGTCGCGGCCAAGACCTCAGATTCCTCCGGGAGATGGACTTCGCCCTCTGCCCTCTGCCTGACCCTGGCTCTCTGGCGGGATCCACCACGACCACCTTCAGCACTAAGACCCGCTGGTGGTTCTCCAAGCACAAGCCTGTATCTTCATCCAAGGCCTCGTACCAGAAGAGCACAGAGGCGGTGAAGGCCTTCCCCTTCCCTGCTGGAAAGCCTCAGTACCTCCCCAAGAACCCCTCCGAGACCTTCTCTACAAAGTATGAATTGTCGGAAGATGAAGTAGCGCTCCCCAAGCTAGACCAAGAAGAATATTGGACCAACTACGGCAATGAAGACGCCTCCATCCGCTGCCTAGAGCTGGAGTGCCCCCCAGGCTATGACACAGCCTTCCCCTCGTCCTCCGCCTTACGCAGCACCCcatccctcctccacctcctctccctctccataGTCACATTATCCCTCCATTTCCTTTTTGGCTGA